The Neorhodopirellula lusitana genome contains a region encoding:
- a CDS encoding sigma-70 family RNA polymerase sigma factor, with translation MHTGYRHIGLMELRDQLTRFAPRNKKIEQGELAEKLLSEIVDGRDYFVDYVCLRITNYRPDSKPRQTVAAADLRHDLRLLIEDLSDAADLDSEAAGQRVLTVNDLAKQFRVSTKTISRWRDAGLVSRKFLFGKRKRVGFLQSSVDQFQATHRDKVRRGERFSQLSDDEKTEMIERARQLSEGGASLSEVTHQLSKHMNRSPETIRYTLKNFDAQNQKLAIFPHHRELLTEEDKRVIAQLHTHGATIPQLCKRFKRTRSSIRRILDEVRLQQLAELPLDHIYNEDFEDVSREAEYLADMPANESARKMRAPSDLPSYLAALYDVALLNREQEGHLFRKMNYLKHRAGVLRDEMLASGQAQSETMDRIQSLYEEAVRVKNKIVQANLRLVVSIAKRHVASAEDFFSLISDGNMSLIRAVEKFDYSRGNKFSTYATWAIMKNFARTIPKEFKHRDRFRTSGEEMFVAHQDERLDPYTEETVQLQRQRELARILDRLDEREQKIITARFGLKRGVEPLTLKEVGAEMGVTKERVRQLEARALTKLRDAARDAKIDVELGAS, from the coding sequence TTGATGGACGCGATTACTTCGTAGACTACGTCTGCCTAAGGATCACGAACTATCGCCCTGACTCAAAGCCTCGCCAAACTGTCGCGGCTGCGGATTTGCGCCACGACCTGCGTCTGCTTATCGAAGATTTGTCTGACGCAGCCGACTTGGATTCCGAAGCTGCCGGCCAACGGGTGTTGACCGTCAACGACCTCGCTAAGCAATTTCGCGTTTCGACCAAGACAATCAGTCGCTGGCGTGATGCCGGGCTTGTCAGCCGTAAGTTCCTGTTTGGGAAGCGGAAGCGGGTTGGGTTCTTGCAGTCGAGCGTCGATCAATTCCAAGCAACTCACCGCGACAAGGTTCGCCGTGGCGAACGCTTCAGTCAGCTCAGCGATGATGAGAAGACTGAGATGATCGAACGAGCTCGCCAGTTGTCTGAAGGAGGTGCCAGCTTGTCGGAAGTGACACATCAGCTTTCCAAGCATATGAATCGCTCGCCCGAAACGATCCGGTACACACTTAAAAACTTCGATGCCCAGAACCAAAAGCTGGCGATCTTCCCGCATCACCGTGAACTGTTGACTGAAGAGGATAAGCGGGTCATCGCTCAGCTTCACACGCATGGTGCGACGATTCCGCAATTGTGCAAGCGATTCAAGCGTACCCGTTCCAGCATCCGCCGGATCTTGGATGAAGTGCGTCTGCAACAGCTTGCTGAATTGCCACTCGATCACATCTACAACGAAGACTTCGAAGACGTTTCGCGTGAAGCGGAATACCTCGCTGACATGCCTGCCAACGAGTCTGCTCGCAAAATGCGTGCTCCATCGGATCTGCCAAGCTATTTGGCTGCGTTGTACGATGTCGCCCTGCTCAATCGCGAGCAAGAAGGGCATCTGTTCCGCAAGATGAATTACCTCAAGCACCGTGCCGGTGTCCTGCGTGATGAGATGCTGGCAAGCGGTCAGGCTCAAAGCGAAACCATGGATCGGATTCAGTCGCTTTACGAAGAAGCCGTGCGGGTGAAGAACAAGATCGTGCAAGCCAACTTGCGTTTGGTTGTCTCGATTGCCAAGCGGCACGTCGCTTCGGCGGAAGACTTCTTCTCGTTGATCAGTGACGGCAACATGTCGCTGATTCGTGCGGTTGAAAAGTTTGACTACTCACGTGGCAACAAGTTCAGCACCTACGCGACTTGGGCGATCATGAAGAACTTCGCTCGTACCATTCCAAAGGAATTCAAGCACCGAGATCGCTTCCGTACCAGCGGCGAAGAGATGTTCGTTGCCCACCAAGACGAACGACTCGATCCCTACACCGAAGAAACGGTTCAGCTGCAACGTCAACGCGAGTTGGCACGTATCTTGGATCGCTTGGACGAACGTGAGCAAAAGATCATCACCGCTCGCTTCGGTCTGAAACGAGGTGTCGAGCCACTGACGTTGAAAGAGGTGGGTGCCGAAATGGGAGTCACGAAAGAACGTGTCCGCCAGCTTGAGGCTCGTGCCTTGACCAAGCTACGTGACGCTGCTCGCGATGCGAAGATCGACGTGGAATTGGGTGCTAGCTGA
- a CDS encoding GNAT family N-acetyltransferase yields MISLIQKIRQRGVLNSFEIVFNRIIPVWLFRFSVGDVLELDVDRLRDKHTQAEPDTLRFERVTEPTRRANLRAVTWNSVPEATTHEDMGYAITTVDDAHTIVGGVWCARDSFMENNLGFRIALAANQGWIYCAYVSTSLRGMGAYQRLLAFATHDVKPRGYDRLLVVIQPWNKASMHVHQKYSHHKVGRIVVIRILRLCLVFGTGGLTQEKYWTTRSFESPVVFEIA; encoded by the coding sequence TTGATTTCCCTCATTCAGAAAATTCGACAACGCGGTGTCTTGAATTCGTTCGAGATCGTGTTCAATCGAATTATCCCTGTTTGGCTTTTTCGATTCTCCGTTGGTGACGTCCTGGAACTGGACGTGGATAGGCTTCGCGACAAACATACCCAAGCTGAACCGGACACATTGCGTTTCGAACGCGTTACCGAACCGACGAGACGGGCCAATTTGCGAGCGGTGACCTGGAACTCCGTTCCTGAAGCCACAACGCATGAGGACATGGGCTATGCGATTACAACTGTTGACGACGCCCATACGATTGTGGGCGGCGTGTGGTGTGCCCGCGACAGCTTCATGGAAAACAACCTAGGCTTTCGCATCGCGTTAGCAGCGAACCAGGGTTGGATTTACTGTGCCTATGTCAGCACATCGCTGCGGGGCATGGGGGCTTACCAACGCCTGCTTGCATTCGCGACCCATGACGTCAAGCCGAGAGGCTACGACCGATTGCTGGTCGTGATTCAGCCTTGGAACAAAGCTTCGATGCATGTGCATCAAAAATACAGTCATCACAAGGTGGGACGAATCGTTGTGATTCGGATACTGCGTTTGTGCCTAGTATTTGGCACTGGTGGACTTACCCAAGAAAAGTACTGGACGACTCGTTCGTTTGAATCACCAGTCGTGTTCGAAATTGCGTAA
- a CDS encoding lysylphosphatidylglycerol synthase transmembrane domain-containing protein gives MPIPVKTVAFTLAKFLVPVAIIGFLLWRMEPGHWESLAERDVSYPVLLSALGVAMAAISLSFVRWWILVRCQGIALGLVEALRLGSICFLLSFVAPGSVGGDLFKAVFLARRAPGKQIAAIASVIVDRGSGLYGLLVLVAMGLIFRESSDSFEFNGIRIDDIKWIVGGLLGVGTAVLMLLVFGGNFVDRLITKLSTISVVGPLVAKIGPPLRMFHHHPWAFALSILMSIGVQGLLVVSMYLIAKSMYELPPTLMEHFVIVPIGMLASALPITPSGLGVLEATTETLYHLIPARVTDASGTIVALVFELVKVALAAIGTLFYWTAGKDVQESLEYAETHPSATESLVQSSDAGTDASTQDNSANAAALHSTEDDTDLADTPKQDA, from the coding sequence ATGCCGATTCCTGTAAAAACTGTCGCCTTCACGCTCGCCAAATTTTTGGTTCCCGTCGCCATCATTGGCTTCTTGCTGTGGCGGATGGAACCCGGGCACTGGGAATCATTGGCCGAGCGAGATGTTTCCTATCCGGTCTTACTGAGCGCCCTTGGCGTTGCCATGGCGGCGATAAGTTTATCGTTCGTCCGCTGGTGGATCCTGGTCCGGTGCCAAGGAATTGCACTGGGACTGGTTGAAGCGTTGCGACTGGGATCGATCTGCTTCCTGTTGAGTTTCGTTGCCCCGGGAAGTGTGGGCGGCGACCTGTTCAAAGCCGTCTTCTTGGCCAGGCGAGCACCGGGAAAGCAAATTGCCGCAATCGCATCGGTGATCGTCGACCGGGGCAGTGGCTTGTACGGACTGCTAGTGCTCGTTGCCATGGGCCTGATCTTCCGAGAATCGTCGGACTCGTTTGAGTTCAATGGGATCAGAATCGACGACATCAAATGGATTGTTGGTGGCTTACTGGGTGTTGGAACAGCGGTCTTGATGCTGTTGGTTTTCGGTGGCAATTTCGTTGATCGATTGATCACCAAACTATCCACCATTTCAGTGGTCGGGCCCCTGGTCGCCAAGATTGGCCCGCCACTGCGGATGTTCCACCACCATCCTTGGGCATTCGCACTTTCGATTTTAATGAGCATTGGTGTGCAAGGCTTGTTGGTGGTCAGCATGTACTTGATCGCCAAGTCGATGTACGAGTTGCCGCCGACGCTGATGGAACACTTTGTGATCGTTCCAATCGGGATGCTGGCATCGGCACTCCCGATCACACCGTCTGGATTGGGCGTCTTGGAGGCGACCACAGAGACGCTCTATCACCTGATTCCTGCTCGGGTGACGGACGCGTCCGGCACGATTGTCGCGTTGGTCTTCGAACTGGTTAAAGTTGCCTTGGCCGCGATCGGCACACTGTTCTACTGGACGGCCGGGAAAGATGTCCAAGAGAGCCTCGAGTACGCCGAGACGCATCCCAGTGCAACGGAAAGCCTGGTCCAAAGTTCTGATGCAGGCACTGATGCAAGCACTCAAGACAACTCCGCGAACGCTGCTGCTTTGCACTCAACCGAAGACGATACTGATTTAGCCGATACGCCTAAACAGGATGCCTGA
- a CDS encoding cation:proton antiporter encodes MEFLLYLAMVPALGVVAQWLAWRTGFPSILVLLLFGVTLGYFVQPDAFLAQLTDGDQTAGPNLLFPLVALSVAVIMFEGGLSLKISELTESGSASLRLVTIGALLSFIGNTLATHYILEFGWQLSALLGAILVVTGPTVIGPLLRQVRPSRRVAATLKWEGIVIDPIGAVLAVLVYEEVLLQHSTPEFSSVMTSLAWTATVGLVLGCAGGAILTQALRRFWVPDHLHGVSALTLALLLFAISDLLAHESGLITVTVLGIWLTNQKHFDVEHIIELKENLRTLLIGCLFIVLGSRVNLADIGAIGLPGVGLVLALVLVVRPISVYLSLLGSPLNYREQTFIAGLAPRGIVAAAVSSVFALGMESRTDLNIPGSEQLATVTFLVIIGTVGVYGMAAGPLAKFLRLADETSNGVLIAGADAWVRDFASELAGLGLRVLMVDTNYNKISKAKMDGIPAECVNILNEHVREELDLAGIGRFVAMTPNDEVNSLALRECKTLFDSSRLYQLTFKSKNTAGRRGLTKNLMGRELFGEGLTYTKFRELHSVGATFKSTKLSSAYTFEDFLEKYGDQSVVMCALDSDGNLKMNTIDSPLIPVAGQTILAMVNATPIDKNHAAHAHEAGIDPAADSSATNSNAPKVSDNV; translated from the coding sequence ATGGAATTCCTGCTTTACCTTGCGATGGTGCCCGCACTTGGCGTCGTCGCTCAATGGCTCGCGTGGCGAACTGGCTTTCCGAGCATTTTGGTGCTCCTGCTGTTCGGTGTGACGCTCGGGTATTTCGTCCAGCCGGACGCATTCTTGGCCCAATTGACCGATGGCGATCAAACAGCGGGACCGAACCTGCTGTTCCCACTGGTCGCCTTGTCGGTGGCGGTCATCATGTTCGAGGGTGGACTGAGCCTGAAAATCAGTGAACTGACTGAATCCGGTTCGGCGTCGCTACGTTTGGTGACCATCGGTGCGTTACTTTCCTTCATCGGAAACACGCTAGCGACTCACTACATTCTAGAATTTGGCTGGCAATTGAGTGCCTTGCTAGGCGCGATCCTGGTGGTCACTGGGCCGACGGTAATCGGGCCACTCTTGCGACAAGTTCGCCCCAGCCGACGGGTGGCGGCGACGCTGAAGTGGGAAGGGATCGTCATCGATCCGATTGGTGCGGTATTGGCCGTGCTGGTTTACGAAGAAGTGCTGTTGCAGCATTCGACCCCCGAATTCTCGTCCGTGATGACGTCGTTGGCATGGACCGCGACGGTTGGCCTAGTTCTGGGCTGTGCCGGAGGCGCGATCTTGACCCAGGCGCTTCGGCGGTTCTGGGTGCCGGATCATTTGCACGGCGTGTCGGCGCTGACACTTGCACTTCTGTTATTCGCAATCAGTGACCTATTGGCCCACGAATCGGGGCTGATCACGGTCACGGTCCTGGGGATTTGGCTGACCAATCAAAAGCACTTTGATGTCGAACACATCATTGAACTAAAAGAGAACTTACGAACGCTATTGATTGGATGCCTTTTCATTGTGCTGGGGTCACGTGTGAACCTGGCTGACATTGGGGCGATTGGATTGCCGGGCGTCGGTCTGGTGTTGGCATTGGTCCTGGTCGTCCGTCCGATCTCGGTTTACCTGTCGCTGCTGGGCAGCCCGCTGAATTACCGCGAACAAACTTTCATTGCCGGCTTGGCCCCACGAGGGATCGTGGCCGCCGCGGTTAGCAGTGTATTCGCACTGGGGATGGAAAGCCGCACCGATCTGAACATCCCCGGATCGGAACAACTGGCGACGGTCACGTTCCTGGTCATCATCGGCACTGTTGGCGTCTACGGCATGGCAGCTGGCCCGTTGGCTAAATTCTTGCGACTTGCCGATGAAACCAGCAACGGAGTTTTGATCGCGGGAGCCGATGCTTGGGTCCGTGATTTCGCCAGTGAATTGGCCGGACTGGGACTTCGCGTCCTGATGGTCGACACCAACTACAACAAGATTTCCAAGGCAAAAATGGATGGCATCCCGGCGGAATGCGTGAACATATTGAACGAACATGTTCGTGAAGAATTGGACTTGGCGGGCATTGGTCGGTTCGTGGCCATGACTCCCAATGATGAGGTCAACTCACTGGCGCTGCGAGAATGCAAGACGCTGTTTGACTCATCGCGACTATACCAACTGACGTTCAAGTCAAAGAACACAGCCGGTCGGCGAGGCTTGACCAAGAATTTGATGGGGCGTGAACTGTTCGGCGAAGGCCTGACGTACACCAAGTTCCGCGAACTGCATTCGGTCGGTGCGACATTCAAGTCAACCAAGCTAAGTTCAGCCTACACGTTTGAAGACTTTCTGGAAAAGTATGGCGATCAGTCTGTCGTGATGTGTGCGTTGGATAGTGATGGAAATTTAAAGATGAACACGATCGACAGTCCACTTATTCCAGTAGCCGGCCAGACAATTTTGGCGATGGTCAATGCGACACCCATCGACAAGAACCACGCCGCACACGCTCACGAAGCCGGCATCGATCCGGCAGCTGACTCATCCGCAACAAACTCGAACGCCCCCAAGGTGTCTGACAATGTTTGA
- a CDS encoding DUF1559 domain-containing protein, translating to MSLRPVSAGFQAKLGPPRTAFTLVELLVVIAIIGILVGLLLPAVQAAREAARRMSCSNNLKQVGLAVHNYESAYKKLPPAWTDPGEKDGLGSGWSMQARILPFVEQDGLADGVNYSDAYSNAYLSVDGEQVAISAFRVATYQCPSDPLDQPRISSPNNYYKLNYAVNQGVWFVYNPNDQTVGEGMFCTNRYMGFRDCLDGLSNTLALAEVKGWNPYMRDAGHVGDLAAPVQPADVCALLGSLKTNSGHTEWIDGRVHQAGFTTTFTPNRKILCEDSSGVEYDVDWTNQREGKVAGSGSDPLTYAAVTSRSYHTGGVMVGVLDGSVRFVTDSVDLQLWQDLSTRKGREVVEWP from the coding sequence ATGTCTCTTCGCCCTGTGTCCGCTGGTTTTCAAGCCAAGCTGGGACCGCCTCGAACAGCGTTCACTTTGGTTGAATTGTTGGTCGTGATCGCGATCATCGGCATCTTGGTGGGACTGCTATTACCTGCCGTTCAGGCTGCTCGTGAAGCTGCCCGGCGGATGAGTTGCAGCAACAATCTCAAGCAGGTCGGTTTGGCGGTTCACAATTACGAATCGGCTTACAAAAAGCTCCCGCCCGCTTGGACTGATCCCGGCGAAAAAGATGGCTTGGGCAGTGGTTGGTCGATGCAGGCCCGGATCTTGCCGTTCGTCGAGCAAGACGGACTGGCTGATGGAGTCAATTACTCGGACGCCTACAGCAACGCTTACCTGAGCGTGGATGGCGAGCAAGTTGCGATTTCGGCATTCCGAGTGGCAACTTATCAGTGCCCCAGTGATCCCCTGGACCAGCCACGGATCAGTTCGCCGAACAATTATTACAAGCTGAACTACGCCGTGAATCAGGGCGTTTGGTTCGTTTACAATCCCAATGACCAGACCGTTGGCGAAGGGATGTTTTGCACCAATCGATACATGGGCTTCCGCGATTGCCTGGATGGATTGAGTAACACGCTTGCATTGGCCGAAGTCAAAGGCTGGAACCCGTACATGCGAGACGCGGGGCATGTCGGTGACCTGGCCGCCCCGGTTCAGCCCGCCGATGTTTGTGCTTTGCTGGGTTCATTGAAAACCAACAGTGGGCACACCGAGTGGATTGATGGGCGAGTTCATCAAGCTGGATTCACGACGACCTTCACCCCCAACCGCAAAATTCTTTGCGAAGATTCTTCAGGGGTCGAGTACGACGTTGATTGGACGAACCAACGCGAAGGCAAGGTGGCCGGCTCAGGATCCGATCCACTGACCTATGCGGCAGTCACTTCACGTAGCTATCACACTGGTGGCGTGATGGTGGGAGTACTTGATGGTTCAGTGCGGTTTGTCACTGACTCGGTTGATCTCCAACTCTGGCAAGATCTTTCGACCCGCAAGGGACGAGAAGTGGTTGAGTGGCCGTAA
- a CDS encoding glycoside hydrolase family 117 protein produces MELSAAADRMFDYPAPRVQDNELFSQFKYTPLKGLDNHDGDGTITRRDPSRPILVDGQYHVWYTKRDTATPPIGASRASEATDTIPSTDWDLCEVWHATSADGFTWEEQGVAVARPPQPIPGWRSVATPEILVWKGKYYLYYQAFVQASGLKGDWCAVSISTADSPNGPWTAANKTIIHTGEEGDWDQDAVHDPFPVVYQGRIHVYYKAAYNKWPDVRDKYAVGHGLAVADDPLGPYQKHRLNPVMTSGHETTYFPFKKGIAALAIKDGNERDTIQYADDGVNFRIASVVSLPPIAAGPFTPDAFTNSGNGRGITWGLCHFTNAGTPGKGHSILARFDCDLSLDWDDPSLKRSGLWFRPDIYFKQALSGAQRKRIAKANDVVISGDQAIDDAK; encoded by the coding sequence ATGGAATTGAGTGCGGCTGCCGATCGGATGTTCGACTACCCGGCACCTCGGGTGCAAGACAACGAGTTGTTCTCTCAATTCAAGTACACTCCGTTGAAGGGACTCGACAATCACGATGGGGACGGGACCATCACGCGACGTGATCCCTCACGCCCCATCTTGGTCGATGGCCAATACCACGTCTGGTACACGAAACGAGACACGGCGACGCCACCCATCGGTGCCAGTCGCGCCAGCGAGGCGACTGATACCATTCCGTCCACCGACTGGGATTTGTGCGAAGTCTGGCATGCAACCAGTGCCGATGGTTTCACTTGGGAAGAACAAGGCGTTGCGGTCGCCCGCCCGCCGCAGCCGATACCCGGTTGGCGTTCTGTTGCCACACCTGAAATCTTAGTTTGGAAAGGCAAGTACTACCTTTACTACCAGGCCTTCGTGCAAGCCAGCGGTTTGAAAGGCGACTGGTGCGCGGTTTCGATTTCCACCGCGGATTCGCCAAATGGTCCATGGACTGCAGCAAATAAGACAATCATTCATACCGGTGAAGAAGGCGACTGGGACCAGGACGCGGTGCACGATCCGTTTCCGGTTGTTTATCAAGGTCGCATTCATGTTTACTACAAGGCCGCCTACAACAAATGGCCTGATGTCCGCGATAAGTATGCGGTCGGCCACGGGTTAGCGGTTGCCGATGATCCACTGGGCCCCTATCAAAAACATCGCTTGAATCCCGTCATGACTTCGGGGCATGAAACAACGTACTTTCCTTTCAAAAAAGGCATCGCAGCACTCGCGATCAAGGATGGCAACGAACGCGATACAATCCAGTACGCCGATGACGGTGTCAATTTCCGGATCGCGTCTGTTGTGTCGCTGCCCCCCATCGCTGCCGGCCCATTCACGCCCGACGCTTTCACCAACAGTGGCAATGGTCGCGGTATCACCTGGGGACTATGCCACTTCACCAATGCAGGAACGCCGGGGAAAGGGCATTCGATCTTAGCTCGATTTGATTGTGACCTAAGCCTCGATTGGGATGACCCCTCATTGAAACGCAGCGGCCTTTGGTTTCGACCGGACATCTATTTCAAACAGGCCCTTAGTGGGGCACAACGGAAACGCATCGCGAAGGCAAACGACGTTGTGATCTCGGGTGATCAAGCGATCGATGATGCCAAGTAA
- a CDS encoding response regulator transcription factor, which produces MLKIWIVEDNSSYRRATVRGLSVLADDVQPSEFDNCEDVITAIDAGQSPDVFLMDIDLPGMDGIEGIGEIKRRLPDASVLILTVFEDDEKIFRALKAGASGYCLKSDSIAKVCEAVQQVLQGAAPIHPRIAGRVLKMFTQLAPEQADYGLNAREQAVLEAMTRGLVRKQVAGELDLNLHTLDYVTRCIYRKLHVNGATAAVALAIRERLVDPPE; this is translated from the coding sequence ATGCTCAAGATTTGGATCGTCGAAGATAACTCAAGCTACCGGCGTGCCACGGTTCGGGGATTGAGTGTGCTCGCCGACGATGTGCAGCCTAGTGAGTTCGACAACTGTGAGGACGTGATCACCGCAATTGACGCGGGGCAATCGCCCGACGTGTTTTTGATGGATATCGATCTTCCGGGGATGGACGGCATCGAAGGCATCGGCGAGATCAAGCGAAGACTGCCTGATGCGTCGGTTCTGATCCTGACCGTGTTTGAAGACGACGAGAAAATCTTCCGTGCGCTCAAGGCCGGGGCTTCTGGTTACTGCTTAAAATCGGATTCCATTGCCAAGGTTTGCGAAGCCGTCCAGCAGGTTTTGCAAGGCGCCGCACCGATTCATCCACGCATCGCTGGTCGCGTGTTGAAAATGTTCACGCAACTCGCTCCCGAACAGGCCGACTATGGGCTTAACGCTCGCGAGCAGGCCGTGCTGGAAGCGATGACCCGCGGGCTGGTCCGCAAGCAAGTGGCCGGGGAACTGGACCTGAATCTTCACACGCTCGACTACGTCACGCGGTGCATCTATCGCAAGTTGCATGTCAACGGTGCGACCGCTGCGGTCGCACTTGCGATTCGTGAACGACTGGTTGATCCGCCGGAATAA
- a CDS encoding DUF885 domain-containing protein, protein MTLSRIAWPLRALLSASWIFGLLPSTANVMAQTPSSSTVVTTSQSQPLNQTQAILDPVLTDLLDRVWDDEIASSPMLATDVGDPRGQDRLADVSLKATQERTERTRSFLAELDAIDAAKLSEMKQIDAELLRRKLENRISDFDFQTHLMPISNREGFHISFPEMTRLMNPQSKEDFANYVSRLRAFDKYVDSHIALMRQGIEQGLTQPAIIMRDSADQAAAHAVDDPARSLLMTNINEQTKKRFSEQDWSKIEANVLDAIATSVAPAYRRFAEFLRTEYIPASRTSIAAAALPQGREFYRDRIERFTTLALSPAEVHAIGVRENERIRGEMEAIRVKVNFQGDLPAFVEHLRTDPKFYAKTPEELLEKAALILKRADGRLPELFGHLPRIPYGLKEIPLYVAPQTSSAYYWPPSSDGRRAGVFYLNTYNLKSRPIYQLESLSMHEAVPGHHLQIALQTELEDVHPMSRQSNITAFIEGWGLYSERLGKEIGFYSDPYQDFGRLSMEAWRASRLVVDTGIHWMGWSRQQAIQYMSDHTALSEHNIVAEVDRYIGWPGQALAYKIGELSLTRLRKECEDQLGDRFDVRAFHDHVLAVGSIPLPLLERRVHQWLQEQLQSATES, encoded by the coding sequence ATGACGTTGTCACGAATCGCTTGGCCGCTACGGGCTTTGCTATCCGCATCCTGGATTTTCGGATTGCTACCATCAACGGCCAACGTGATGGCACAAACGCCCTCTTCGTCCACAGTCGTGACGACGTCGCAATCGCAACCATTGAATCAGACACAAGCGATACTTGATCCGGTCCTGACTGATTTGCTGGACCGTGTCTGGGACGACGAAATCGCGTCATCGCCCATGTTGGCCACTGATGTGGGCGACCCACGCGGACAAGACCGCCTTGCCGACGTCAGCCTGAAGGCCACGCAGGAGCGAACTGAACGGACTCGATCTTTCCTTGCTGAACTCGATGCGATTGACGCGGCCAAGCTAAGTGAGATGAAGCAGATTGATGCTGAACTTCTGCGACGAAAGCTGGAGAATCGAATTTCCGATTTCGACTTTCAAACGCACTTGATGCCGATCAGCAATCGAGAAGGCTTTCACATTTCGTTTCCAGAAATGACGCGGTTGATGAATCCTCAATCCAAGGAAGACTTCGCAAACTACGTTTCACGGCTACGGGCGTTCGACAAGTATGTCGATTCGCACATCGCGTTGATGAGACAGGGAATCGAACAAGGTTTAACTCAGCCCGCGATCATCATGAGAGACTCGGCCGACCAGGCTGCCGCTCACGCGGTCGACGATCCCGCTCGATCATTGTTGATGACCAACATCAACGAGCAAACGAAGAAGCGGTTCAGCGAACAGGACTGGTCTAAGATTGAAGCGAACGTATTGGATGCGATCGCAACCAGTGTGGCCCCGGCCTACCGGCGGTTCGCTGAATTCTTACGCACCGAATACATCCCCGCTTCTCGAACCTCGATCGCGGCGGCGGCACTGCCTCAAGGACGCGAGTTCTATCGCGACCGCATCGAGCGGTTCACGACTTTGGCTTTGTCACCGGCTGAAGTCCACGCGATCGGAGTACGCGAAAACGAGAGAATCCGTGGGGAAATGGAAGCGATCCGTGTGAAAGTGAACTTCCAAGGTGACTTGCCCGCCTTCGTAGAACATCTTCGCACCGACCCGAAATTCTACGCAAAGACCCCTGAAGAGTTACTGGAAAAGGCAGCTTTGATTTTGAAGCGGGCCGATGGCCGGCTTCCCGAATTATTCGGACACCTGCCTCGTATTCCCTATGGGCTAAAGGAAATCCCACTTTACGTTGCCCCGCAAACATCGAGTGCCTATTACTGGCCGCCTTCATCGGACGGACGTCGTGCTGGCGTGTTCTACCTGAACACCTACAACCTGAAATCACGCCCAATCTACCAACTGGAATCGCTTTCGATGCACGAGGCTGTTCCGGGGCACCACCTGCAAATCGCCTTGCAAACTGAATTGGAGGATGTGCACCCGATGAGCCGCCAAAGCAACATCACGGCGTTCATCGAAGGGTGGGGTTTGTATAGCGAGCGACTGGGCAAGGAGATTGGATTCTATAGCGATCCGTATCAAGATTTCGGTCGGCTAAGCATGGAGGCGTGGCGCGCCAGCCGATTGGTTGTCGACACAGGAATCCACTGGATGGGTTGGAGTCGCCAACAGGCGATCCAATACATGAGCGATCATACCGCACTCAGCGAACACAACATTGTCGCGGAAGTCGACCGCTACATCGGTTGGCCAGGCCAAGCGTTGGCATACAAAATCGGTGAGTTGTCCCTGACCCGGTTGAGGAAAGAGTGCGAGGATCAACTAGGCGACCGCTTTGATGTACGTGCTTTTCACGATCATGTATTGGCCGTCGGATCGATACCGCTTCCTCTGCTGGAACGTCGCGTCCATCAATGGTTGCAAGAACAATTGCAGTCAGCCACAGAGTCCTGA